A window of the Microvirga terrae genome harbors these coding sequences:
- a CDS encoding tetratricopeptide repeat protein, translated as MIKINGIVLLSCLFTSASLAGLAASPSDAKAPAAQGAATAKPASPTQAQLRAMSTVRLLRLGRKALDAEMDTQDFATGLDAAKIASSRGDREATRLMAKIMARHEVALQGVDRARLEQRLRFEALRGASSSVLAVAGMYDRGEGVPVDTKKAAEWYLWAARVGHERAMAYAAYGYGTGRGLERNETAALKWLDSVNEGRRRSTLLEIGWALALGSEGTTDMESALRFFEQAAQLKPSIAYQVAAELERGTRGIQNRDAAARLIRIAAERGDSAAAMRMATALSSSTDLEDQRQVVRWYSLAALDKDNLAAGQTLARLLTLRPADDLVALIIAGLDKAASAGNTEALIGLAHAYNDGIGVQALPEKAASLLQIAADSGNSEAKYRLGLMYKSGSGVRADSAKAIELMSSARDSGFPLAAVALSAMTDPATAEPTR; from the coding sequence ATGATCAAGATTAATGGTATCGTTCTCCTGAGCTGCCTCTTCACGAGCGCTTCTCTGGCGGGCTTGGCCGCCTCTCCGAGCGACGCGAAGGCACCGGCAGCCCAGGGGGCTGCCACGGCCAAGCCCGCATCGCCCACCCAGGCGCAGCTGCGCGCCATGTCCACGGTGAGGCTCCTCCGCCTCGGTCGGAAAGCTCTCGACGCGGAGATGGATACGCAGGACTTCGCCACCGGGCTGGATGCGGCCAAGATCGCGTCGTCCCGCGGCGACCGCGAAGCAACCCGCCTCATGGCAAAGATCATGGCCCGCCACGAGGTGGCGCTGCAGGGTGTCGATCGTGCCCGGCTCGAGCAGCGCCTCCGGTTCGAGGCTCTCAGAGGCGCCTCGAGTTCGGTGCTGGCCGTGGCCGGCATGTACGATCGCGGCGAAGGTGTTCCCGTCGACACGAAGAAGGCCGCCGAGTGGTACCTGTGGGCTGCTCGTGTCGGTCATGAGCGCGCTATGGCCTATGCCGCTTATGGCTATGGCACCGGTCGTGGCTTGGAGCGCAATGAGACGGCTGCGCTGAAATGGCTCGATAGTGTGAACGAGGGCCGTCGGCGCAGCACCCTGCTCGAGATCGGCTGGGCGCTCGCCCTGGGTAGCGAGGGAACGACGGACATGGAGTCGGCGCTTCGGTTCTTCGAGCAGGCGGCTCAACTCAAGCCTAGCATCGCCTACCAGGTCGCTGCCGAACTGGAGCGTGGAACACGAGGGATCCAGAACCGTGATGCGGCCGCCCGGTTGATCAGGATCGCGGCGGAGCGCGGCGATTCCGCTGCCGCCATGCGCATGGCGACTGCTCTCTCGAGCAGCACCGATCTCGAAGACCAGCGGCAGGTCGTGCGGTGGTACAGCCTTGCAGCCCTGGACAAGGACAATCTGGCGGCCGGGCAGACCCTCGCAAGACTTCTGACCTTGCGGCCCGCCGATGACTTGGTTGCTCTGATCATCGCAGGTCTCGACAAGGCGGCCTCGGCCGGGAACACCGAAGCGCTCATCGGCCTGGCTCATGCCTACAACGATGGGATTGGCGTTCAAGCATTGCCGGAGAAGGCAGCAAGCCTGCTGCAGATTGCGGCCGATTCAGGCAATTCCGAAGCCAAGTACCGGCTTGGACTCATGTACAAGTCAGGATCGGGGGTCCGTGCCGACTCCGCGAAGGCGATCGAACTCATGAGCAGCGCCCGGGATAGCGGCTTTCCTCTTGCCGCCGTTGCTTTGAGTGCCATGACAGATCCTGCAACAGCCGAACCGACCAGGTAG
- a CDS encoding LuxR C-terminal-related transcriptional regulator, with translation MLREGLRHILSSTRFRLHPENLTRAEIALDETSREGQILFILDANLYPTGLAEGISSLKEQYAQARIVLLSDSFNLEGMKSAFQSGADGYCLATTGCEALIKYLDLVMLGEVVFPSAAFLAAISTHTEALDLSKEAPVVKVSSLQAAPTSEGQDSPIRTLSSREAEILQCLMQGAPNKVIARKLDVAEATVKVHIKAILRKIRVANRTQAAMWAVNHLSSGAADASWMQAEDTLAANSLR, from the coding sequence ATGCTGCGCGAGGGCTTGAGGCATATCCTCTCGAGCACGCGATTCCGTCTGCACCCGGAGAACCTGACGCGCGCAGAGATCGCTCTCGATGAGACCTCGCGGGAAGGCCAGATCCTCTTCATTCTCGATGCTAACCTTTATCCAACCGGGTTGGCTGAAGGCATCTCGTCGTTGAAAGAGCAATATGCTCAAGCTCGCATCGTCCTGCTCTCGGACAGCTTCAATCTTGAGGGGATGAAATCGGCCTTCCAATCCGGTGCGGATGGATACTGTCTCGCGACGACAGGATGCGAGGCTCTGATCAAGTACCTCGATCTGGTGATGCTGGGCGAAGTCGTCTTCCCGTCCGCAGCCTTCCTTGCCGCCATTTCCACGCACACCGAGGCGCTGGATCTCTCGAAGGAGGCTCCTGTCGTCAAAGTTTCCTCTCTTCAGGCTGCTCCGACGTCGGAAGGCCAGGATTCACCGATCCGCACCCTGTCGAGCAGAGAGGCGGAGATCCTTCAGTGTTTGATGCAGGGCGCGCCGAACAAGGTCATCGCGCGCAAGCTTGATGTTGCCGAGGCAACAGTGAAAGTTCACATCAAGGCTATTCTGCGCAAGATCCGCGTGGCAAACCGGACACAGGCTGCCATGTGGGCCGTCAACCACTTGTCGTCGGGCGCGGCTGATGCATCTTGGATGCAGGCGGAAGACACCTTGGCGGCAAACAGCTTGCGCTGA